One uncultured Tolumonas sp. genomic window carries:
- a CDS encoding ABC transporter ATP-binding protein/permease — MTPTPPVKHLWRNFWMLLKPFWASKEGKTKGLILLIVVLALSAGSVYLQKVLNSWHNQFYNSIQGYDFPEFKSLLLTFSWLAAIWVLVGVHRTYFNQMLQIVWRRWLTQNRIAHWLENNNFYRLQLTDRQTDNPDQRIAEDINEFVGSTLSLSIGFLSQIATLFTFLGVLWTLSKPSTLTLGNTTFQLAQGYMVWAALAYAVFGTVITFWIGRPLVRLNFNQQRYEADFRFSLVRMRENAESIALYQGATEEGGYLRQRFLQVVDNFYALMKRQKILGFFTLGFNQTAVIFPVILAAPLYFAKQITLGDLMQTLSAFGIVQGSMSLLVDSYTDLARWKSVVDRLATFEQGLQQAENLPRLQPEKTGNALQLQKVGISQPDGTSLMENANWQLTAGDSLLIQGPSGCGKSTLLRTLAGLWPFATGKVNYPANCQSLFLSQKPYLPLGSLRQAMSYPLTEVSSADAMKALQAVGLEKVAAKLDDVELWGQILSLGEQQRVAFARILLVKPDVLFLDEATSALDEQSEALLYRLLRQELPQTIMVSVGHRSTLHPFHEKKLLWQENGQWQFA; from the coding sequence ATGACACCTACCCCACCGGTCAAACACCTGTGGCGCAACTTCTGGATGCTGTTAAAGCCATTCTGGGCATCGAAAGAAGGCAAGACAAAAGGTCTCATTCTGCTGATTGTGGTGCTGGCACTGAGTGCTGGTTCCGTCTATCTGCAAAAAGTGCTGAACAGCTGGCATAACCAGTTTTATAACTCGATTCAAGGTTATGACTTTCCCGAATTTAAAAGTTTATTGCTGACCTTCAGTTGGCTGGCAGCGATCTGGGTCTTAGTCGGTGTGCATCGTACTTACTTCAATCAGATGCTGCAGATCGTCTGGCGTCGCTGGCTGACACAAAACCGGATCGCGCACTGGTTGGAAAACAATAACTTCTACCGCCTGCAACTGACCGACCGGCAAACCGATAACCCTGACCAACGTATCGCCGAAGATATCAATGAGTTTGTCGGTTCCACACTGTCTTTGTCGATTGGCTTCTTGTCACAAATTGCCACCCTGTTCACCTTCCTTGGTGTGTTATGGACATTATCCAAACCATCTACGTTAACTCTCGGTAACACCACATTTCAACTGGCACAGGGTTACATGGTGTGGGCCGCGCTGGCCTATGCCGTGTTTGGTACGGTCATTACATTCTGGATTGGTCGCCCGTTGGTGCGGTTGAACTTCAACCAGCAACGCTATGAAGCGGATTTCCGTTTCTCACTGGTGCGCATGCGCGAAAATGCCGAGTCTATCGCGCTGTATCAGGGTGCCACGGAAGAAGGTGGTTATCTGCGCCAACGCTTCCTGCAAGTGGTCGATAACTTCTATGCCTTGATGAAACGCCAGAAAATTCTCGGCTTTTTCACGCTCGGTTTTAACCAGACGGCGGTAATTTTCCCGGTTATTCTGGCAGCGCCACTGTATTTCGCTAAACAGATCACCTTGGGTGATCTGATGCAGACACTGTCTGCGTTCGGCATTGTGCAGGGTTCGATGTCATTGCTGGTCGATAGCTATACCGATTTGGCGCGTTGGAAATCAGTGGTCGACCGTTTGGCGACCTTTGAACAAGGCTTACAACAGGCAGAAAACTTGCCGCGTCTGCAACCAGAAAAAACCGGTAACGCGCTGCAATTACAAAAAGTAGGTATCTCGCAACCGGACGGCACCAGCTTAATGGAAAATGCCAACTGGCAGCTGACCGCCGGCGATTCCTTGCTGATCCAAGGCCCGTCAGGTTGCGGTAAATCGACACTGCTACGCACACTGGCGGGTTTATGGCCTTTCGCGACCGGCAAAGTAAATTACCCGGCAAATTGCCAATCGCTGTTTTTGTCACAAAAACCCTATCTGCCGTTAGGCAGTCTGCGACAGGCCATGAGTTACCCGCTGACGGAAGTCAGCAGTGCTGATGCCATGAAAGCGCTGCAGGCTGTCGGGTTGGAAAAAGTCGCCGCTAAACTGGATGACGTAGAGCTATGGGGGCAGATTTTAAGTCTCGGTGAACAGCAGCGTGTCGCATTTGCCCGTATTCTGCTGGTGAAACCGGATGTGCTATTTTTAGATGAAGCAACTTCGGCGCTGGATGAACAAAGCGAAGCGCTGCTTTATCGCCTGCTGCGTCAGGAGTTGCCACAGACCATTATGGTCAGTGTTGGCCATCGCAGCACCTTGCATCCGTTCCACGAGAAAAAGCTGTTATGGCAGGAAAATGGACAATGGCAATTCGCCTGA
- the phoA gene encoding alkaline phosphatase, translated as MDKSFTLNLTTSALVLALGTSLITFSASAAVNYADRHAQGDITQQGGARRLTADQTEMLKASLSDKKAKNVILLIGDGMGDSEITIARNYAMGAGGYFKGIDALPFTGQYTHYSLDKKTHKPNYVTDSAASATAWSTGVKTYNGALAVDVNGKPFPTLLEMAKKAGKATGNVSTAELQDATPAALFAHVTARKCYGPKATTEKCPDNAIENGGLGSITEQMLKARADVTLGGGAKTFAETVPAGEWKDKTLHDVASSEGYQIVSDLDSLKAIKTANQKQPLLGLFAEGNMPVRWKGPKASLHANLEKDPVKCEINDARTASIPTLADMTGKAIDLLKANKNGFFLQVEGASIDKQDHAANPCGQIGETVDLDEAVQKALEFARKDGNTLVIVTADHAHASQIIPNDVKAPGLAETLITHDDSPMTVSYGNSEDADDQEHTGAQLRIAAFGPHAGNVVGLTDQTDLHFTIRTALGLK; from the coding sequence ATGGATAAATCATTTACTCTTAACCTCACCACTTCCGCATTGGTTCTGGCACTCGGCACCAGCTTAATAACTTTTTCTGCTTCTGCCGCTGTCAATTACGCCGACCGCCATGCACAAGGTGATATCACTCAGCAAGGTGGCGCTCGTCGCCTGACTGCTGATCAAACTGAAATGCTGAAAGCCTCTTTGTCAGATAAAAAAGCTAAAAACGTTATCCTGCTGATTGGTGATGGTATGGGCGATTCTGAAATTACGATCGCCCGTAACTATGCCATGGGCGCCGGCGGTTACTTCAAAGGTATTGATGCGCTACCGTTCACAGGTCAGTACACCCATTACTCGTTGGATAAAAAAACACACAAGCCAAACTATGTCACTGACTCAGCCGCGTCAGCAACGGCTTGGTCAACTGGCGTAAAAACCTATAACGGTGCATTGGCTGTCGATGTGAACGGCAAACCATTCCCAACACTGCTGGAAATGGCAAAAAAAGCAGGTAAAGCAACAGGAAACGTTTCAACCGCGGAACTACAAGACGCCACACCGGCCGCGCTGTTTGCCCATGTCACCGCACGTAAATGCTATGGCCCGAAAGCCACTACAGAAAAATGCCCCGATAATGCCATCGAAAATGGTGGTTTAGGTTCCATCACGGAACAGATGTTAAAAGCACGTGCCGATGTCACTTTGGGTGGTGGCGCCAAAACATTCGCGGAAACAGTTCCCGCTGGTGAATGGAAAGACAAAACATTGCATGATGTAGCGAGTTCTGAGGGCTATCAAATTGTCTCTGACCTCGATAGCCTGAAAGCGATCAAAACCGCAAATCAGAAACAGCCACTGTTAGGTTTATTTGCCGAAGGTAATATGCCGGTACGCTGGAAAGGGCCAAAAGCCTCTCTGCACGCCAATCTGGAAAAAGACCCGGTAAAATGTGAAATCAACGATGCCAGAACCGCGAGCATTCCAACTTTGGCTGATATGACCGGAAAAGCCATTGATCTGCTGAAAGCCAATAAAAATGGCTTCTTCCTGCAAGTGGAAGGTGCTTCGATTGATAAACAGGATCACGCTGCCAACCCTTGTGGTCAGATTGGTGAAACGGTTGATTTAGATGAAGCAGTGCAAAAAGCGTTAGAGTTTGCACGCAAAGATGGCAACACACTGGTGATCGTAACAGCAGACCATGCACATGCCAGCCAGATCATTCCAAATGATGTGAAAGCACCAGGGTTAGCCGAAACACTGATCACACATGATGATTCACCCATGACGGTCAGCTATGGTAACTCCGAAGATGCCGATGATCAGGAACATACCGGTGCGCAATTGCGTATTGCAGCCTTTGGCCCGCATGCTGGCAACGTGGTGGGTTTAACCGATCAGACTGATTTGCACTTCACGATCCGTACCGCTTTGGGTTTGAAATAA
- the leuD gene encoding 3-isopropylmalate dehydratase small subunit: MQEFKQHTGLAVPLDSANVDTDQIIPKQFLQRVSKLGFGQNLFHDWRFLDDAGTQPNPEFVLNFPRYQGASILLARENFGNGSSREHAPWALADYGLKAVIAPSFADIFYGNSLNNGLLVVRLKDDEVDALFKLVEANEGQTITVDLEAKEVRAADYCFKFEIDDFRRYCIMNGLDNIGLTLQHADAIDAYEAKQPAWL; this comes from the coding sequence ATGCAAGAGTTTAAACAACATACCGGTCTGGCTGTGCCTCTCGACAGTGCCAACGTCGATACTGACCAGATCATTCCGAAACAGTTTTTACAACGTGTTTCCAAACTGGGTTTTGGTCAGAATCTGTTTCACGACTGGCGTTTTCTGGACGATGCCGGCACTCAGCCAAACCCGGAATTCGTACTGAACTTCCCACGCTACCAGGGTGCTTCTATCCTGTTAGCGCGTGAAAACTTCGGTAACGGCTCCAGCCGTGAACATGCGCCATGGGCGCTGGCTGATTACGGTCTGAAAGCGGTGATCGCGCCAAGTTTTGCCGACATTTTCTACGGCAACTCGCTGAACAACGGCCTGCTGGTTGTACGTCTGAAAGACGACGAAGTGGATGCCCTGTTCAAGCTGGTGGAAGCCAACGAAGGCCAAACTATTACCGTCGATCTGGAAGCGAAAGAAGTGCGCGCTGCGGATTACTGCTTCAAGTTTGAAATCGATGATTTCCGCCGTTACTGCATCATGAATGGTCTGGATAACATCGGCCTGACACTGCAACACGCAGATGCGATTGATGCGTATGAAGCCAAACAACCGGCCTGGTTGTAA
- the leuC gene encoding 3-isopropylmalate dehydratase large subunit produces MAKTLYQKVFEAHVVHEAAGETPIIYIDRHLVHEVTSPQAFDGLREKGRKVRRTDRTWATMDHNVSTTTNDINASGEMARVQMQTLMKNTEDFGVPLYGLNHKWQGIVHVMGPEIGLTLPGTTIVCGDSHTATHGAFGALAFGIGTSEVEHVLATQTLKQSRAKTMKIEVTGKVGPGVTAKDIVLAIIGKTGTAGGTGYVVEFCGTAIQALTMEERMTVCNMAIELGAKAGMVAADQTTFDYLKGRPFAPKGADWDAAVAYWSTLKTDAGAKFDAELVLDGNAIEPQVTWGTNPGQVISINTPIPAPEDFADPVARSSAQKALEYMALTAGQKLSDVKIDKAFIGSCTNGRIEDIRAAAAVAKGRKVAAGVQALVVPGSQQVKAQAEAEGLDKILTEAGFEWRLPGCSMCLAMNNDRLEPGERCAATSNRNFEGRQGRGGRTHLVSPAMAAAAAIAGHFVDVREL; encoded by the coding sequence ATGGCTAAGACGCTTTATCAGAAAGTATTTGAAGCGCATGTGGTGCACGAAGCCGCAGGCGAAACACCGATCATTTATATCGATCGTCATCTGGTGCATGAAGTCACCAGCCCGCAGGCGTTTGATGGTCTGCGTGAGAAAGGTCGTAAAGTACGTCGTACCGACCGTACCTGGGCGACCATGGATCACAACGTTTCCACCACCACTAACGACATCAACGCTTCCGGTGAGATGGCGCGTGTGCAGATGCAGACACTGATGAAAAACACCGAAGATTTCGGTGTGCCTTTGTATGGTCTGAACCACAAATGGCAAGGTATCGTGCATGTAATGGGCCCAGAGATCGGCCTGACACTGCCGGGCACCACCATCGTTTGTGGCGACTCCCACACAGCAACGCATGGTGCGTTTGGCGCACTGGCTTTCGGTATCGGTACGTCGGAAGTTGAGCATGTATTGGCAACCCAGACCCTGAAACAAAGCCGTGCTAAAACCATGAAGATCGAAGTGACCGGTAAAGTCGGCCCAGGCGTGACTGCAAAAGATATCGTACTGGCCATTATCGGTAAAACCGGCACGGCTGGTGGCACGGGTTATGTGGTGGAATTCTGTGGCACTGCTATTCAGGCACTGACCATGGAAGAGCGTATGACCGTCTGTAACATGGCAATCGAGCTGGGTGCGAAAGCCGGTATGGTTGCTGCCGACCAGACCACGTTTGATTACCTGAAAGGCCGTCCGTTTGCACCGAAAGGCGCGGATTGGGATGCTGCGGTTGCCTACTGGTCAACACTGAAAACCGATGCCGGTGCCAAATTTGACGCTGAGCTGGTATTAGATGGTAACGCGATCGAACCACAAGTGACTTGGGGTACCAACCCAGGCCAGGTGATCAGCATCAATACGCCGATCCCGGCACCAGAAGATTTCGCTGATCCAGTCGCCCGTAGTTCTGCGCAAAAAGCGCTGGAATACATGGCACTGACCGCGGGTCAAAAATTGTCTGACGTGAAGATCGATAAAGCCTTTATCGGTTCTTGCACCAATGGCCGTATCGAAGACATCCGTGCTGCTGCTGCCGTGGCAAAAGGCCGTAAAGTCGCTGCGGGCGTTCAGGCGCTGGTAGTTCCTGGCTCACAACAAGTGAAAGCGCAAGCAGAAGCAGAAGGTCTGGATAAGATCCTGACCGAAGCGGGTTTTGAATGGCGTCTGCCGGGTTGCTCCATGTGTCTGGCAATGAACAACGACCGTCTGGAACCGGGCGAACGTTGTGCAGCCACCAGCAACCGTAACTTCGAAGGCCGTCAAGGCCGTGGTGGTCGCACTCATCTGGTCAGCCCTGCGATGGCTGCCGCTGCCGCGATTGCCGGTCATTTCGTTGACGTTCGTGAACTGTAA
- the leuB gene encoding 3-isopropylmalate dehydrogenase encodes MASYQIAVLPGDGIGPEVMAEAIKVLDKVQSVFGIEFKFSQHDVGGIAIDNHGCPLPASTLQACEAADAVLFGSVGGPKWEHLPPNEQPERGALLPLRGHFKLFCNLRPAQIHKGLNALSPLRADISDRGFDIVCVRELTGGIYFGQPKGREGEGAMEKAFDTEVYHRYEIERIAKIAFESARVRRHKVTSIDKANVLQSSILWRQVVTEVAKDYPDVELNHMYIDNATMQLVKDPSQFDILLCSNLFGDILSDECAMITGSMGMLPSASLNADGFGLYEPAGGSAPDIAGKGIANPVAQILSAALMLRYSFKEENAAQAIERAIAETLADGYFTGDLTQGVGKHPVQSTSDMGSQIAARIREI; translated from the coding sequence ATGGCAAGTTACCAAATCGCGGTGTTGCCCGGTGATGGCATCGGTCCGGAAGTAATGGCCGAAGCGATCAAGGTTCTGGACAAGGTTCAGTCCGTTTTTGGCATCGAATTTAAATTTAGTCAGCATGATGTCGGTGGTATTGCCATCGACAATCACGGCTGCCCGCTGCCAGCGAGCACACTGCAAGCCTGTGAAGCCGCTGATGCGGTGCTGTTCGGCTCAGTCGGTGGCCCGAAATGGGAACACCTGCCACCGAACGAACAACCAGAACGCGGTGCATTGCTTCCATTACGTGGTCACTTCAAGCTGTTCTGTAACCTGCGTCCGGCACAAATCCACAAGGGTTTGAACGCGCTGTCACCACTGCGTGCAGATATTTCTGATCGCGGTTTCGATATCGTCTGTGTGCGTGAGTTGACTGGTGGTATCTATTTCGGTCAACCGAAAGGCCGTGAAGGCGAAGGCGCGATGGAAAAAGCGTTTGATACCGAAGTGTATCACCGCTATGAAATCGAACGCATTGCCAAGATCGCGTTTGAATCAGCACGAGTTCGCCGTCACAAAGTGACCTCTATCGACAAAGCCAACGTACTGCAGAGCTCAATTCTGTGGCGTCAGGTGGTGACAGAAGTTGCGAAAGATTATCCGGATGTGGAACTCAACCACATGTATATCGACAACGCGACCATGCAGTTGGTGAAAGATCCATCCCAGTTCGACATTCTGCTGTGCTCTAACCTGTTCGGCGACATTCTGTCAGACGAATGCGCGATGATCACCGGTTCCATGGGCATGCTGCCATCAGCCAGCCTGAATGCCGATGGTTTTGGTCTGTATGAACCCGCGGGTGGTTCGGCCCCCGACATCGCCGGTAAAGGTATTGCTAACCCGGTGGCGCAGATCCTGTCTGCAGCACTGATGTTGCGTTACAGCTTCAAAGAAGAAAACGCAGCCCAAGCGATTGAACGCGCGATTGCTGAAACACTGGCCGATGGTTATTTCACTGGCGACCTGACACAAGGTGTTGGCAAACATCCGGTGCAAAGCACCAGCGATATGGGTTCACAAATTGCCGCACGTATCCGGGAGATCTAA